A window of the Phragmites australis chromosome 20, lpPhrAust1.1, whole genome shotgun sequence genome harbors these coding sequences:
- the LOC133901591 gene encoding potassium transporter 23, producing the protein MDDGGIQEEPPTARFLAPTRSGGSRWVDGSEVDSSESAPWSLDDERSVGAASAGDASATVSVGTAAGAMSRASSGAFRRRLGKRPRRVDSLDVEAMDVRGAHGHSSKEISLLSTVAMAFQTLGVVYGDMGTSPLYVFSDVFSKVPIKSEVEILGALSLVMYTIALIPFAKYVFIVLKANDNGEGGTFALYSLICRYAKVSLLPNQQRVDEDISSFRLKLPTPELERALCVKDCLEKKPLFKNILLFLVLMGTSMVIGDGILTPSMSVMSAVSGLQGQVPGFNTDAVVMVSIVVLMLLFSVQRFGTGKVGFMFAPILALWFLNLGSIGIYNMIKYDISVVKAFNPVYIYLFFNMNGIKAWSALGGCVLCITGAEAMFADLGHFSVKSIQVAFTAVVFPCLLIAYMGQAAYLMKNPRAVERIFYDSVPEVLFWPVFVIATLAAMIASQAMISATFSCIKQAMALGCFPRIKIIHTSKRVMGQIYIPVMNWFLMVMCIIIVATFRSTNDIANAYGIAEVGVMMVSTALVTLVMLLIWQTNLFLVLCFPILFGAVEFVYLTAVLSKIREGGWLPLAFSSLFLCIMYTWNYGSVLKYQSEMRGKISLDFILDLGATLGTMRVPGIGLVYNELVQGIPSIFGQLLVTLPAMHSTIVFVCIKYVPVPYVPLEERFLFRRVGQKDYHMFRCVARYGYKDVRKEDHGFFEQLLVESLEKFMRREAQEIALEASTMEAERDDVSVVSDVPPSPAGAGDLHVPLLSDQRLVDDNRMFNTEGSAPLLPSSSMSAEEDPGLEYELAALREAMASGFTYLLAHGDVRARKESLFMKKFIINYFYAFLRRNCRAGTATLKVPHSNIMRVGMTYMV; encoded by the exons aTGGACGACGGCGGGATCCAGGAGGAGCCGCCGACAGCGAGGTTCCTGGCGCCGACGCGGTCGGGGGGATCGCGGTGGGTCGACGGCAGCGAGGTCGACTCTTCCGAGTCCGCGCCGTGGTCGCTCGACGACGAGCGCTCGGTCGGGGCCGCCTCTGCCGGGGATGCCTCGGCCACCGTCTCCGTCGGTACCGCGGCGGGGGCGATGTCGCGGGCCTCCTCCGGCGCGTTCCGGCGGCGCCTCGGGAAGCGGCCCCGGCGAGTGGACTCGCTCGACGTCGAGGCCATGGACGTGCGCGGCGCGCACGGACACAGCAGCAAG GAAATATCGTTGTTAAGCACTGTCGCGATGGCGTTTCAAACCCTCGGTGTGGTTTACGGCGACATGGGGACAAGCCCTCTTTATGTCTTCAGCGATGTATTCAGCAAGGTGCCCATAAAGTCGGAGGTCGAGATCTTGGGAGCGCTTTCACTGGTTATGTACACGATCGCGTTAATCCCTTTCGCGAAATACGTCTTTATAGTGCTGAAAGCTAATGACAATGGCGAAG GGGGCACTTTTGCACTCTATTCATTGATTTGCAGGTATGCAAAAGTTAGTCTGCTTCCGAATCAGCAGCGTGTGGATGAAGATATTTCTAGTTTTAGACTTAAGTTGCCAACTCCTGAACTTGAGCGTGCTCTGTGTGTCAAAGACTGCCTAGAAAAAAAGCCACTCTTCAAAAATATTCTCCTGTTCTTGGTTCTGATGGGGACTTCCATGGTAATTGGTGACGGCATTCTCACTCCGTCGATGTCAG TTATGTCTGCTGTCAGTGGTCTACAGGGTCAGGTTCCAGGATTCAACACAG atGCTGTTGTAATGGTCTCCATCGTTGTTCTTATGCTATTGTTTAGCGTGCAGAGGTTTGGGACTGGCAAAGTTGGATTCATGTTTGCTCCTATTTTGGCACTGTGGTTTCTTAATTTGGGTTCGATCGGAATATATAATATGATTAAATATGATATATCTGTTGTGAAGGCATTCAATCCAgtctatatatatttatttttcaatatgaaCGGCATTAAGGCATGGTCAGCTCTTGGTGGTTGTGTCTTGTGCATCACAG GAGCTGAAGCAATGTTTGCTGATTTGGGCCATTTCTCTGTCAAATCAATACAG GTAGCATTTACCGCTGTGGTATTCCCTTGCCTGCTTATTGCTTACATGGGGCAAGCTGCGtatttgatgaagaatccaCGTGCTGTAGAAAGAATATTTTATGATTCTGTACCAG AAGTTCTATTCTGGCCAGTATTTGTGATTGCTACACTTGCTGCTATGATTGCCAGTCAAGCTATGATATCTGCGACATTCTCTTGCATAAAGCAGGCTATGGCTCTTGGCTGCTTTCCTAGGATTAAGATAATCCATACTTCCAAGAGAGTCATGGGCCAGATTTACATACCTGTGATGAATTGGTTTCTCATGGTCATGTGCATCATCATCGTGGCCACTTTCAGGAGTACCAACGATATTGCCAATGCATATG GCATTGCTGAAGTTGGCGTCATGATGGTTAGCACTGCACTGGTGACTTTGGTGATGCTTCTTATATGGCAAACCAACTTGTTCCTTGTGCTGTGCTTCCCTATTCTTTTTGGTGCAGTTGAGTTTGTTTATTTAACAGCAGTCCTGTCAAAGATACGAGAAGGAGGGTGGTTACCTCTAGCTTTCTCATCATTGTTTCTCTGCATAATGTACACATGGAACTATGGAAGTGTGTTGAAGTACCAGAGTGAGATGCGTGGCAAGATATCCCTGGACTTCATTCTTGACCTGGGAGCCACACTTGGCACCATGAGAGTTCCAGGGATTGGACTTGTGTACAACGAACTGGTCCAGGGAATCCCGTCAATCTTTGGCCAACTTTTGGTGACACTGCCAGCAATGCACTCCACGATCGTCTTTGTCTGCATAAAGTATGTTCCTGTCCCATATgtccctcttgaagaaaggtTCCTGTTCCGAAGGGTTGGCCAGAAGGACTACCACATGTTTCGCTGTGTTGCACGGTATGGTTATAAGGATGTTAGGAAAGAGGATCATGGCTTCTTTGAGCAACTTTTGGTTGAAAGCCTCGAGAAATTTATGAGGAGGGAAGCCCAGGAAATCGCGCTCGAGGCGAGCACAATGGAGGCAGAGCGTGACGACGTTTCTGTTGTATCTGACGTGCCTCCATCTCCTGCTGGTGCTGGGGATCTGCACGTTCCACTGCTTTCTGATCAGAGATTGGTTGATGACAATAGAATGTTCAACACGGAAGGTAGTGCTCCATTGCTTCCATCCAGCTCCATGTCCGCAGAAGAAGACCCTGGTTTAGAGTACGAGCTGGCAGCTTTGAGAGAAGCCATGGCATCTGGGTTCACATATCTCTTGGCCCATGGCGATGTGAGGGCGAGGAAGGAATCGCTCTTCATGAAGAAGTTTATCATCAACTACTTCTATGCATTCCTCAGGAGGAATTGCAGGGCTGGCACTGCAACACTGAAGGTTCCTCACTCAAACATCATGCGTGTCGGTATGACATACATGGTCTGA
- the LOC133901362 gene encoding probable alpha,alpha-trehalose-phosphate synthase [UDP-forming] 10 codes for MVLKSYSNLLDMSSEDVFDFQQPFRSLPRVVTSPGIISNPDWETNTDVDSIGSAPSCLERKIVVANFLPLNCTKDEATGQWSFAMDDNQLIVQLKDGFPIETEVVYVGSLKVHIDPSEQDQISQKLFKEHKCIPTFLPADLQQQFYHSFCKQQLWPLFHYMLPICHEKGELFDRSLFQAYVRANKIFADKVMEAINSDDDCVWVHDYHLMLVPTFLRKKLHRIKVGFFLHSPFPSSEIYRTLPVRDEILKSLLNADLIGFQTFDYARHFLSCCSRLLGLNYESKRGHIGIEYFGRTVSLKILAAGVHVGRLESMLKLPATVRKVQEIENRYKGKLVMLGVDDMDIFKGISLKLLGLELLLERTPKLRGKVVLVQIINPARSTGKDVEEAINEAISVAERINDKYGSVDYKPVVLIDYPIPSYEKIAFYAASDCCIVNAVRDGMNLIPYEYTVCRQGNEEIDQLRGVDKSLPHTSTLIVSEFVGCSPSLSGAFRVNPWSVEDVADALYSAADLTQYEKKLRHEKHYRYVRSHDVAYWARSFSQDLERACKEHYSRRCWITGFGLNFRVIALSPGFRRLSQEHFGSSYKKANRRVIFLDYDGTLVPQSALNKAPNAELISILNRLCNDPKNIVFIVSGRGRDSLSEWFASCENLGIAAEHGYFTRWNKAAEWETSSSGLDSEWKHIAEPVMHVYEETTDGSFIERKESALVWHYQNTDHDFGSCQAKELAGHLERVLANEPVVVKRGHQIVEVKPQGISKGIVVDKIIQTLVNNGEAPDFLMCIGNDRSDEDMFESINNATSNVAFPANPEVFACSVGRKASKAKYYVDGCCEVIRLLKGVTAISSRKDTVSHSHATFNDMLEVASRSTSN; via the exons ATGGTTTTGAAGTCGTATTCGAATCTACTAGATATGAGCAGCGAAGATGTGTTTGACTTCCAACAACCTTTTAGATCTCTTCCTCGTGTGGTGACCTCTCCTGGCATCATATCCAATCCCGATTGGGAAACTAATACTGATGTTGATTCCATTGGTTCTGCGCCTTCTTGTCTTGAGAGAAAAATAGTTGTAGCCAACTTCCTTCCTCTGAACTGTACGAAAGATGAAGCTACCGGACAGTGGTCCTTTGCAATGGATGATAATCAACTTATTGTCCAACTTAAAGATGGTTTTCCAATTGAGACTGAAGTTGTTTATGTGGGTAGTTTAAAGGTTCACATTGATCCTAGTGAGCAAGATCAAATTTCTCAAAAGCTCTTCAAGGAACACAAATGCATACCTACCTTTCTCCCAGCTGACCTCCAGCAGCAGTTCTATCACAGCTTCTGCAAACAGCAACTATGGCCACTTTTTCATTATATGCTTCCTATTTGCCATGAAAAAGGTGAACTCTTTGACCGCTCCCTTTTTCAAGCCTACGTGCGGGCCAACAAAATCTTTGCTGACAAAGTTATGGAGGCAATCAATTCAGATGATGACTGTGTGTGGGTTCATGATTATCACCTTATGCTTGTCCCAACCTTTTTAAGAAAGAAGCTGCACCGGATCAAAGTTGGTTTCTTCCTCCACAGCCCATTTCCCTCCTCTGAAATCTATAGGACTCTGCCAGTGCGGGATGAAATCCTAAAGTCGCTTCTTAATGCTGATCTCATTGGCTTTCAAACATTCGACTATGCCCGCCACTTCCTTTCATGTTGCAGCAGACTGTTAGGCCTTAATTATGAGTCTAAACGTGGTCACATTGGTATAGAGTACTTTGGCCGAACAGTGAGCCTCAAGATCCTTGCTGCAGGTGTACATGTTGGCCGGCTTGAGTCTATGTTGAAGTTGCCCGCTACAGTTCGCAAGGTTCAAGAAATTGAGAACAGATATAAGGGCAAGTTGGTGATGTTAGGTGTTGATGACATGGACATCTTCAAAGGTATCAGTCTAAAATTGCTTGGTTTGGAGCTTCTTTTGGAGAGAACACCTAAGCTTAGAGGGAAGGTTGTCCTTGTACAGATTATTAACCCTGCACGAAGCACTGGAAAAGATGTTGAGGAAGCAATAAATGAAGCCATATCTGTAGCTGAAAGGATAAATGATAAGTATGGTTCTGTTGATTACAAGCCTGTTGTCCTTATTGACTATCCCATACCTTCCTACGAAAAGATTGCATTTTATGCTGCATCTGACTGTTGTATTGTAAACGCTGTGAGGGATGGTATGAATTTAATACCATATGAGTACACTGTCTGCAGGCAGGGAAATGAGGAGATTGATCAGCTCAGAGGTGTTGATAAGAGCTTGCCTCATACAAGCACACTAATTGTGTCCGAGTTTGTGGGTTGCTCCCCATCTCTTAGTGGTGCTTTCAGGGTAAATCCGTGGAGTGTTGAAGACGTGGCTGATGCATTATATAGTGCAGCAGACCTGACACAGTATGAGAAGAAGCTGCGCCATGAAAAGCATTATCGCTATGTTAGGTCTCACGATGTTGCTTACTGGGCGCGCAGCTTTTCCCAGGATCTGGAGAGAGCATGCAAGGAGCACTATAGCCGAAGGTGTTGGATAACTGGGTTTGGTCTGAATTTTAGAGTCATTGCTCTGTCCCCTGGGTTTAGAAGACTGTCGCAAGAGCACTTTGGTTCTTCTTATAAGAAGGCTAACAGGAGGGTGATATTTCTGGACTATGATGGCACCCTTGTGCCCCAGTCGGCTCTTAACAAAGCTCCAAATGCAGAACTTATATCTATCCTTAACAGATTATGCAATGATCCGAAGAACATTGTATTTATAGTCAGTGGAAGAGGGCGAGATTCACTAAGCGAGTGGTTTGCTTCATGCGAGAATCTTGGTATTGCTGCTGAACATGGATACTTTACCAG ATGGAACAAAGCAGCTGAATGGGAAACAAGCTCATCAGGTCTAGATTCTGAATGGAAGCACATTGCTGAACCTGTAATGCACGTATATGAGGAGACAACTGATGGGTCCTTCATAGAACGAAAGGAAAGTGCTCTAGTATGGCACTACCAGAACACAGATCATGACTTTGGCTCCTGTCAGGCAAAGGAGCTAGCGGGCCACCTTGAGCGTGTGCTAGCAAATGAACCTGTGGTCGTGAAGCGTGGCCATCAGATTGTAGAAGTTAAACCTCAG GGAATCAGCAAGGGGATTGTCGTTGACAAGATCATTCAGACGCTGGTCAACAACGGGGAAGCACCAGACTTTTTGATGTGCATTGGTAATGATCGTTCGGATGAGGACATGTTCGAGAGCATCAACAATGCTACCTCCAATGTTGCTTTCCCCGCCAATCCAGAGGTATTTGCCTgctcggttggccggaaggccagCAAAGCAAAGTACTACGTCGATGGTTGCTGTGAAGTGATCAGGTTACTCAAAGGTGTAACAGCCATTTCGTCCCGAAAGGATACTGTCAGCCATAGCCATGCGACCTTCAATGATATGCTCGAGGTTGCCAGTCGATCCACGAGCAATTAG
- the LOC133901850 gene encoding RING-H2 finger protein ATL46-like, with product MEAVRRAGGRFILAEVIKDGGADGFWGGGRGGALSRALAEGPAVDAPATAGREPAPASMAARVTPAMLFVTVVLAVVLLVAGLLHVLRRLFLKSHHADAGGAERQLQHFFFPPHEDGAGGGLDQAAIDALPEFAYGELSAAAASSRKGKEKAAGPFDCAVCLSEFADGDRLRLLPVCGHAFHVKCIDVWLRSSATCPLCRAKLSGRHLAAAAADTSSVEPDIEEQKQLQEAPNEAVSSVVLPVRLGRFKNPDDGEESTSASSRLDARRCYSMGSFQYVLADEHLLVSVHLRHGNAGSMGDGAGVLAASSDADQLGKKVLARGDSFSVSKIWQRRGSDKRLPSLCAGDDDGLPWALPARDQASTCTKQQPDTRSS from the coding sequence ATGGAGGCGGTGAGGAGGGCGGGCGGGCGTTTCATTCTTGCGGAGGTGATCAAGGACGGCGGTGCCGATGGGTTCTGGGGTGGGGGTCGGGGTGGTGCGCTGTCTCGCGCGTTGGCGGAGGGGCCCGCGGTGGACGctccggcgacggcggggagggAACCGGCCCCGGCGTCGATGGCGGCGAGGGTCACGCCCGCGATGCTGTTCGTCACGGTGGTGCTGGCCGTGGTGCTGCTCGTCGCCGGGCTTCTGCACGTCCTGCGCCGCCTCTTCCTCAAGAGCCACCACGCCGACGCCGGCGGCGCGGAGCGGCAGCTGCAGCACTTCTTCTTCCCACCGCACGAGGACGGCGCTGGTGGCGGGCTGGACCAGGCCGCCATCGACGCGCTGCCGGAGTTCGCGTACGGCGAGCtgtcagccgccgccgcctcgagcaggaagggaaaggagaaggCGGCCGGGCCGTTCGACTGCGCCGTCTGCCTTTCCGAGTTCGCCGACGGCGACCGCCTCCGCCTGCTCCCGGTCTGCGGGCACGCTTTCCACGTCAAGTGCATCGACGTCTGGCTCCGGTCCAGCGCCACGTGCCCGCTCTGCCGCGCAAAGCTCTCGGGgcgccacctcgccgccgccgccgcggacaCGTCGTCCGTCGAGCCGGACATCGAGGAGCAGAAGCAGCTGCAGGAGGCGCCAAACGAGGCCGTGAGCAGCGTCGTGCTCCCCGTCAGGCTCGGCCGGTTCAAGAACCCCGACGACGGCGAGGAGAGCACCAGCGCCAGCAGCCGCCTCGACGCGCGGAGGTGCTACTCCATGGGCTCCTTCCAGTACGTGCTCGCCGACGAGCACCTACTGGTCTCCGTGCACCTGAGGCATGGCAATGCCGGCAGCATGGGCGACGGCGCCGGCGTACTCGCGGCGAGCAGCGACGCTGACCAGCTGGGCAAGAAGGTGCTCGCCCGCGGCGACAGCTTCTCCGTGTCCAAGATCTGGCAGCGGCGCGGCAGCGACAAGCGGCTCCCGAGCCTCTgcgccggcgacgacgacggcttGCCGTGGGCGCTGCCGGCGAGGGATCAGGCGAGCACTTGCACGAAGCAACAACCCGACACTCGATCATCATAG